One window of Candidatus Nitrospira kreftii genomic DNA carries:
- a CDS encoding hypothetical protein (conserved protein of unknown function), which yields MYRLFLIILLLVVLYFLLRQMCSGFRSPNRDIRGKSTDGTDRQEELDEMIEDPVCHTFVPKRIAVIEEMGGREYCFCSKECAVVFRSQRPV from the coding sequence CATTATTCTTCTCCTGGTCGTCCTCTATTTTCTGCTTAGACAAATGTGTAGTGGATTCCGTAGCCCCAATAGGGATATTCGGGGTAAGTCGACTGATGGTACGGACCGTCAGGAAGAACTGGATGAAATGATTGAGGACCCGGTCTGTCACACCTTCGTGCCGAAACGGATTGCCGTGATCGAAGAAATGGGGGGGCGGGAGTATTGTTTCTGCAGCAAAGAGTGTGCAGTGGTGTTTCGGAGCCAACGCCCAGTGTAA
- a CDS encoding hypothetical protein (conserved exported protein of unknown function) — translation MQRFAWPLILCFMITACAGNNPYLEASLKPAELQGKDKAWFEKNWGAPDGKASRFFGGETWTYYRIAGGKSGLPFFNFTPNQCQIILKFDKDEKMSDYSYSGC, via the coding sequence ATGCAACGATTTGCCTGGCCGCTGATCCTCTGTTTTATGATCACGGCCTGCGCCGGAAATAATCCATACCTGGAAGCTTCGCTTAAGCCAGCTGAGCTCCAAGGGAAGGATAAAGCCTGGTTCGAGAAGAACTGGGGCGCTCCAGACGGCAAAGCATCACGCTTTTTTGGGGGTGAGACCTGGACGTACTATCGCATTGCAGGGGGGAAATCCGGGCTGCCATTCTTCAACTTCACCCCTAACCAATGCCAAATCATATTGAAGTTTGACAAAGATGAGAAAATGTCCGATTACTCCTACTCGGGCTGCTAG
- a CDS encoding putative transaldolase, whose protein sequence is MKIYLDTANVKEIQDAASLGLLDGVTTNPSLVVKEGRSFKEMLAEVCKIVDGPISAEVVSVEADAMVKEGKELAKIHKNIVVKCPLIPEGLKATKRLASEGIKVNVTLCFSPTQALLAAKAGAWCVSPFIGRLDDISSSGMELIRQILTIYKNYDYKTLVLVASVRHPQHVVEAAMAGGHICTMPYSVFQALFKHPLTDSGLKKFLDDWKSKGQQ, encoded by the coding sequence ATGAAAATTTATCTTGATACGGCGAACGTAAAGGAAATTCAGGATGCCGCAAGTCTCGGATTGCTTGACGGGGTAACAACGAACCCCTCCCTAGTTGTTAAGGAAGGTCGCAGCTTCAAGGAGATGCTGGCAGAGGTGTGTAAGATCGTAGATGGCCCGATCAGTGCCGAAGTCGTGAGTGTAGAAGCGGACGCGATGGTCAAGGAGGGGAAGGAACTCGCCAAGATCCACAAGAATATCGTGGTCAAATGCCCTCTCATTCCAGAAGGGCTCAAGGCGACGAAGCGATTGGCTTCAGAAGGAATCAAAGTGAACGTAACTCTCTGTTTCTCACCTACTCAGGCTCTGCTGGCGGCCAAAGCCGGTGCATGGTGCGTCTCCCCCTTCATTGGACGACTTGACGACATCAGCTCAAGCGGGATGGAGCTCATCCGACAGATTTTGACGATCTACAAGAATTATGACTATAAGACTCTTGTCTTAGTAGCAAGCGTACGTCATCCACAACACGTGGTTGAGGCGGCGATGGCCGGCGGGCACATCTGCACAATGCCTTATAGCGTCTTCCAGGCCCTGTTTAAACATCCGCTCACCGACTCGGGCCTGAAAAAGTTTCTCGACGACTGGAAATCGAAAGGCCAACAGTAG
- a CDS encoding Type-5 uracil-DNA glycosylase, with protein MKALRILNDAICDCTACPRLVDYRQVIAREKRKQYRDWTYWGRPVPGFGDPAARLYVLGLAPAAHGGNRTGRVFTGDRSGDWLYEALHRYGFSNQASSTHRGDGLTLTDCYIGATVRCAPPGNKPLPDEFERCSRFVQEEVRLLKSHRVVIALGKIAFDHYLKTCRTHGHTIPSPALKFGHGVACRLPWGVTLLGSYHPSQQNTFTGKLTRPMFHAVFRKARKSIEDH; from the coding sequence ATGAAGGCCTTGAGAATTTTGAACGACGCCATCTGTGACTGCACGGCCTGTCCACGGCTGGTCGACTATCGGCAGGTGATTGCGCGAGAGAAACGGAAGCAATATCGTGACTGGACTTACTGGGGCCGGCCGGTGCCCGGCTTCGGAGATCCTGCCGCGCGGCTCTACGTGCTCGGACTTGCACCTGCTGCACATGGAGGGAATAGGACGGGACGTGTGTTCACCGGTGATCGGAGTGGAGATTGGTTGTATGAGGCGTTGCATCGGTATGGATTTTCCAACCAGGCTTCATCAACCCACCGAGGTGATGGCTTAACGTTGACCGACTGCTATATCGGGGCAACGGTACGTTGTGCCCCACCGGGCAATAAACCTTTGCCGGATGAATTCGAACGGTGTAGCCGATTCGTACAGGAAGAAGTTCGTCTCCTAAAGAGTCACCGCGTGGTGATTGCGCTGGGAAAGATCGCCTTTGATCATTATCTTAAAACGTGCAGGACACATGGGCATACCATCCCTTCGCCAGCTCTCAAGTTCGGACATGGGGTTGCCTGTCGTCTGCCTTGGGGGGTGACCCTACTCGGCTCCTATCACCCGAGCCAGCAAAACACGTTTACGGGAAAGCTGACTCGCCCTATGTTTCATGCGGTGTTTCGGAAGGCGAGAAAATCTATCGAAGATCATTGA
- a CDS encoding hypothetical protein (conserved protein of unknown function), translating into MLTRGTQSIYCAIGIVFTILTIQVSAQAVSSIEDKNAKISEAEKEILLLDQLDSQSDSEDRLVILPEIKREGERFFLSSFKLPDKITFAGLPVPLDNWQVRERIEYEFYQFLEDQGESIILAKRTGRCFPPAEKQLADTGLPDDLKYMLLVESKCISAAYSKAKASGPWQFIPSTGRRYRLKSDAVRDERRNLEMSTEAAVKYLKYLKEYQNNDWFLAMASYNAGEERIRKLLKAQNITDYWKMHGPRETMRYVPRIIAAKEIYSQPEKYLGLTKNDLYVPFETETITVSVKESQRALTSVAEEFGTYLLELKMLNPEFKKDMLPRGSYQIRVPRQTCPSRCFKQEKTP; encoded by the coding sequence ATGCTGACGCGTGGGACCCAATCCATCTATTGTGCGATCGGAATTGTCTTCACCATCCTGACAATACAGGTGTCGGCACAGGCGGTATCGAGCATTGAGGATAAGAATGCCAAAATATCAGAAGCCGAGAAGGAGATTCTCCTACTAGACCAGTTGGACTCGCAATCAGATTCAGAAGACCGTTTGGTCATTCTCCCGGAAATCAAACGAGAGGGAGAACGGTTCTTCCTGAGTTCATTTAAACTCCCCGATAAGATTACATTCGCCGGGCTCCCGGTTCCATTGGACAACTGGCAAGTGCGGGAGCGAATTGAATATGAATTCTATCAATTCTTGGAAGACCAAGGCGAAAGCATCATCCTCGCCAAGCGTACCGGACGCTGCTTTCCCCCCGCAGAGAAACAATTGGCCGATACCGGGTTGCCCGATGACCTTAAGTACATGTTGCTGGTCGAGAGCAAATGTATCTCGGCGGCCTATTCCAAAGCCAAAGCCTCAGGTCCTTGGCAATTCATTCCGTCCACCGGACGCCGCTATCGACTCAAGAGCGACGCCGTCCGTGATGAGCGTCGTAATCTTGAAATGTCGACCGAAGCAGCAGTGAAATATCTCAAGTATCTCAAGGAGTACCAGAACAACGATTGGTTCTTAGCCATGGCCTCGTACAACGCCGGCGAAGAGCGGATTCGCAAGTTGCTTAAAGCACAGAACATCACTGACTATTGGAAAATGCACGGGCCGCGGGAGACCATGCGCTATGTCCCGCGGATCATTGCCGCCAAGGAAATCTACTCTCAGCCAGAGAAATATCTTGGGCTGACTAAGAACGACCTCTATGTGCCGTTCGAGACCGAAACCATCACAGTGAGCGTGAAAGAGTCTCAGCGGGCCCTGACTTCCGTTGCGGAAGAATTCGGCACCTATCTTCTCGAGCTCAAAATGTTGAATCCTGAATTCAAGAAGGATATGCTCCCTCGCGGGAGCTATCAAATTCGCGTACCTCGTCAAACCTGTCCAAGCCGCTGTTTTAAACAAGAGAAGACGCCGTAA
- a CDS encoding Glycerate 2-kinase, whose amino-acid sequence MKLRLPPSSAQSLVRKLITAGLDAADPYRALLDRVSLSGHALRVGSQIYDLSQVDRVIAVGAGKASARMGQALEKVFGPRLEDGLVIVKTGHSLPTKRIGVLEAGHPIPDRAGLHATQRLLSLVKNLSPRDLLLVLLSGGASSLLPAPVPGVTLTDKQRTTRLLLRSGATINEINIVRKHLSLIKGGGLASSTHAKIVALILSDVIGDDLGSIGSGPTVGDPSTFAEAVEVLKRYRIWRSVPAGVRHYLGRGQKGTVPETLKPGSRGRHSVHHQIIGNNRIMVEAVTHCADRIGLRTIRFSTAIMGEASVAAKRLTALAKTIAAGHRIMKRPCCVVAGGETTVTVTGKGKGGRAQEFAAAAACEIAGLPNTWVVALGSDGTDGPTDAAGAIVSGKTLTRAKKLGVDLPSAVNGHDTYPALKTLGCHIHTGPTGTNVNDLYLLLLL is encoded by the coding sequence ATGAAGCTTCGGTTGCCCCCCTCATCTGCTCAATCACTTGTTCGCAAGCTGATCACTGCAGGGCTGGATGCGGCTGATCCCTATCGTGCCCTGCTCGATAGGGTCTCGCTTAGTGGCCACGCGCTGCGAGTAGGGTCTCAAATTTACGACCTGTCACAGGTTGATCGAGTGATCGCAGTCGGTGCCGGAAAGGCATCGGCCAGAATGGGGCAGGCATTAGAAAAAGTCTTTGGCCCAAGGTTGGAAGATGGACTAGTGATCGTCAAGACGGGGCATTCCCTCCCTACAAAACGGATTGGCGTTCTTGAAGCCGGCCATCCGATTCCTGATCGTGCCGGTCTTCATGCGACTCAACGGCTCCTGAGTTTGGTCAAAAACCTGAGCCCTCGCGACCTCCTCTTGGTTCTCTTGTCTGGGGGCGCATCAAGCTTATTACCGGCTCCAGTACCTGGCGTGACGTTGACGGATAAACAACGAACCACACGACTGCTTCTCCGAAGCGGTGCGACGATCAACGAGATCAATATCGTCAGAAAACATCTTTCGCTGATCAAAGGGGGTGGGCTAGCGTCTTCCACACACGCGAAGATTGTTGCCCTGATTCTCTCAGACGTCATCGGAGATGACCTTGGCTCGATCGGCTCCGGACCCACAGTTGGGGACCCCTCCACCTTTGCCGAGGCGGTTGAAGTGTTGAAACGTTACCGGATCTGGCGCTCCGTACCCGCCGGAGTGCGCCACTATTTGGGACGCGGTCAAAAGGGGACCGTGCCTGAGACACTGAAACCTGGTTCACGAGGTCGACATTCCGTGCACCATCAGATCATCGGGAACAATCGAATCATGGTGGAGGCGGTCACGCATTGCGCCGACAGGATAGGTCTTCGCACCATACGATTTTCCACCGCCATCATGGGCGAGGCAAGTGTAGCAGCAAAACGTTTGACTGCCCTTGCCAAAACAATTGCCGCTGGGCACCGAATTATGAAGCGCCCATGCTGCGTGGTGGCGGGGGGTGAAACGACGGTCACGGTCACGGGAAAGGGCAAAGGTGGCCGTGCCCAGGAATTCGCTGCCGCTGCTGCGTGTGAAATTGCCGGTCTTCCAAACACCTGGGTCGTGGCTCTTGGCAGCGATGGAACCGATGGGCCGACGGATGCGGCGGGAGCGATTGTGAGCGGAAAAACACTCACGCGCGCTAAGAAACTCGGCGTCGATCTCCCTTCTGCCGTGAATGGACATGATACCTATCCTGCCTTGAAGACGCTTGGATGTCATATCCATACCGGTCCCACCGGGACGAACGTCAATGACCTTTACCTCCTTCTTCTTCTCTAG
- a CDS encoding putative Phosphoenolpyruvate synthase yields the protein MTRPFILPLSECTDLDLAGGKALGLAQLIAAGFAVSPGVCLTTEAYKTTLHTSGFIDHEMWSTIYQLPDNERGFALARCRDRIKRSEISHLASQWQTALKTLHRPPSERWAIRSSATNEDTTHTSFAGLYRTHLGIALSDIKSAIKDLWASLWEERVLKYMAQQNCPNPPRMAVLIQPMIAARTAGVTYSIHPVTGRRNQVMINAIPGLAAPLVDGTITPDQYVVEVASDGEPTQVRTRVLADKSHRLSVSHEGLQTDPLEEGTQHRSSLADSQLFALARTAKQVEQALRRPMDIEWAFDADQLWLMQARPITNIHTPYGLTNDDCEWSRANFKETLPELPSPLSLSFLEQFMERYILAHYRRLGCRIPDSLTSVRILRGRPYLNVTLFHMLVAQLGGDPSMNAEQMGGEPPQALPSVMPLNGLAFVRAGWLMWAEMRRVERSGPRLFQEMKELATTYARDRILPLTVDELVPTLDALGPWLDGREVTFGIAGGVGQCLQIFGHLLPQWLGPEWRELLNAALQGQGTVISARQILHLAELTDIARDEPKAGAFLTSGEWEASTFRSALADTRFLRVFTTYLEDYGHRGVGESDVMSPRLTENPDAILTILRTQLISASPSRMAILARQEKTRVAALARIKERLGWRFDRWVVFLWCYRRLCRFFALREANRHHLMYYSTAIRTLLLRLGELLVTQGRLDQRDDIFFLSIDDRTDLLAGSTQDWKAIVQARHTERERHAAVTVPDTIRDWDSMREQTLISTQSSKPSRLTGMPISAGSIIGPVRMIRSVMDWDHVRPGEILVVSVIDPGLAPLFGIAGGLIAEMGGTLSHGAIIAREYGLPTVANVEGAMTKLSDGLRVRLDAGSGTICIEPSTYPEGG from the coding sequence ATGACACGTCCGTTCATCCTCCCACTGTCTGAGTGTACCGATCTGGATCTGGCCGGCGGGAAAGCTCTGGGATTGGCTCAGCTCATCGCAGCTGGTTTCGCTGTCTCTCCCGGGGTTTGTTTGACAACAGAGGCCTACAAAACAACCCTGCATACATCAGGCTTTATCGATCACGAAATGTGGTCTACGATCTACCAGCTACCCGATAATGAACGAGGATTTGCCTTGGCCAGATGCCGGGATCGGATCAAAAGAAGTGAGATATCCCACCTGGCCAGTCAATGGCAGACGGCGCTCAAAACGCTCCATCGACCTCCAAGTGAACGCTGGGCCATCCGATCGTCCGCTACGAACGAGGATACGACTCATACCAGCTTCGCCGGGCTTTATCGCACCCATCTCGGCATAGCGCTATCGGACATCAAATCGGCCATCAAAGACCTCTGGGCCTCGCTATGGGAAGAACGTGTGCTCAAATACATGGCTCAGCAGAACTGTCCAAATCCCCCTAGAATGGCAGTGCTGATCCAACCAATGATCGCTGCGCGGACAGCTGGAGTAACGTATTCCATCCATCCTGTCACGGGTCGACGCAATCAGGTAATGATTAACGCCATCCCTGGACTGGCTGCACCATTGGTTGACGGCACGATCACCCCAGACCAATACGTCGTGGAGGTGGCAAGCGATGGAGAGCCAACACAGGTTCGCACACGAGTGCTGGCTGACAAGTCTCACCGGCTTTCGGTCTCGCATGAGGGGCTACAAACAGATCCCCTCGAAGAAGGGACTCAGCACCGCTCGTCGCTCGCAGATAGTCAGTTGTTTGCTCTCGCAAGGACTGCTAAACAAGTCGAACAGGCCCTGAGACGGCCCATGGATATCGAGTGGGCATTCGATGCCGACCAGCTCTGGCTCATGCAGGCGCGGCCAATTACGAACATCCACACTCCGTACGGCCTCACCAACGATGACTGTGAGTGGTCACGGGCAAATTTCAAGGAGACGCTGCCCGAGCTACCAAGCCCGCTGAGTCTCTCGTTCCTTGAACAGTTTATGGAGCGCTACATTCTTGCGCACTATCGCAGATTGGGATGCCGGATCCCTGATAGCCTCACATCGGTTCGCATACTGAGGGGTCGTCCCTACTTGAACGTCACCCTTTTCCACATGTTGGTCGCTCAGCTTGGTGGAGATCCGTCCATGAACGCCGAACAGATGGGAGGTGAACCGCCACAAGCCCTCCCCTCAGTAATGCCGCTCAATGGTTTGGCTTTTGTGCGGGCCGGATGGTTGATGTGGGCAGAGATGCGAAGGGTGGAACGTTCTGGCCCCCGACTATTTCAAGAGATGAAGGAACTGGCTACAACCTATGCGCGTGACCGGATCCTCCCCCTTACCGTAGATGAACTTGTCCCTACGCTGGACGCACTCGGTCCTTGGCTGGATGGCCGCGAAGTCACCTTTGGTATCGCTGGAGGCGTCGGGCAATGTTTACAAATATTCGGCCACCTCCTACCTCAATGGCTCGGCCCCGAGTGGAGAGAGTTGTTAAACGCTGCTCTCCAAGGACAAGGCACCGTCATTAGCGCCCGGCAGATTCTTCATCTTGCAGAGCTCACGGATATCGCTAGAGATGAGCCAAAAGCGGGTGCGTTCCTTACATCGGGAGAATGGGAGGCTTCGACATTTCGCTCAGCGCTTGCCGATACGAGGTTTCTCCGTGTCTTCACAACCTATTTGGAAGACTATGGTCATCGTGGGGTGGGCGAATCCGATGTCATGTCGCCACGTCTGACGGAAAATCCGGACGCGATATTGACGATTCTCCGCACCCAACTGATCTCGGCTTCCCCTTCTCGAATGGCGATTCTTGCGCGCCAGGAGAAGACGAGAGTCGCCGCACTGGCCCGGATTAAAGAACGACTCGGTTGGCGTTTCGACAGATGGGTGGTTTTTTTATGGTGCTACCGAAGACTCTGTCGCTTCTTTGCCCTGCGCGAGGCAAATCGACATCATTTGATGTATTACTCAACTGCAATCCGGACCCTTCTGTTGCGACTCGGGGAACTCCTGGTTACGCAGGGTCGCCTTGATCAGCGAGATGACATCTTTTTCCTCTCGATTGATGATCGCACCGATCTCTTAGCCGGTAGTACCCAAGACTGGAAGGCCATAGTCCAGGCGCGACATACTGAACGCGAGCGCCATGCAGCAGTCACGGTCCCCGATACCATTCGAGATTGGGATTCCATGCGCGAACAGACTCTGATATCAACCCAATCCTCCAAGCCCAGTCGGTTGACCGGCATGCCAATCAGCGCCGGATCCATAATCGGTCCGGTACGAATGATTCGTTCGGTTATGGATTGGGACCACGTGAGACCAGGCGAAATCCTAGTCGTCTCGGTTATCGATCCAGGCCTGGCGCCTCTCTTTGGAATTGCCGGCGGACTGATTGCAGAAATGGGTGGGACCTTATCTCATGGAGCCATCATTGCCCGTGAATATGGGCTACCGACCGTCGCCAATGTGGAGGGGGCGATGACTAAGCTTTCTGATGGCCTACGGGTCAGGCTGGATGCTGGATCGGGGACCATTTGTATCGAGCCATCTACATACCCAGAGGGTGGCTAG
- a CDS encoding Recombinase RmuC, with the protein MLDHFFGLITQMTDANPIFIGIGVGLLLGGLFVGLWINGRLRPQTQRAEATVHEVRKQLEQERTTVLSLRQELSQTHQARVMAETRMEETTRQLIEQKTLLEQTRQELVGSFQVLSGEALKQNNEAFLKLASVTFETLHVKADGDLVQRQQAIDALVRPLHDTLQRYDEQLRLLEQSRQSAYGGLDQHLKSLAESQQRLQQETGNLVKALRAPTVRGQWGELTLRRVAELAGMVQHCDFIEQHSVASDEARFRPDMVVQLPGGRQIIVDAKTVLSAYLDAHEAQNDVQQAEALRRHAAQVKSRMDELSLKAYWTQFEHSPEFVVLFLPGEQYLGAALDQNPQLIEEGFASGIVLATPATLIALLRAVAYGWRQERMTAHAEEAGRLGKELYERMAVLAGHMNDVGQSLGKSVSAYNRAVGSLETRILPAARRFKELGVSSDREILSLEPTEVVPRKTLSFDTE; encoded by the coding sequence TTGCTCGATCACTTTTTTGGGCTTATCACACAAATGACCGATGCAAACCCCATTTTCATAGGCATTGGGGTCGGATTGCTCCTCGGTGGTTTATTCGTAGGGCTTTGGATCAATGGACGCTTGCGCCCTCAGACTCAACGCGCTGAGGCTACCGTGCACGAAGTCAGAAAGCAACTAGAACAAGAGCGGACTACGGTCTTGTCCCTTCGTCAAGAACTCTCCCAGACTCACCAAGCCCGCGTGATGGCAGAAACTCGGATGGAAGAGACGACACGGCAACTCATTGAACAGAAAACTTTGCTCGAGCAGACACGTCAAGAACTCGTGGGGTCGTTCCAAGTCCTCTCCGGCGAAGCGTTGAAGCAAAACAACGAGGCATTTTTGAAACTCGCTTCGGTGACATTCGAAACACTTCACGTCAAAGCGGATGGAGACCTGGTGCAGCGGCAACAGGCTATTGATGCGTTGGTGCGTCCGCTCCACGACACACTGCAACGTTACGACGAGCAACTGCGTCTCCTGGAGCAGTCACGCCAGTCGGCTTACGGTGGACTGGATCAACATCTCAAATCATTGGCTGAGTCCCAGCAGAGGTTACAGCAAGAAACCGGAAACTTGGTCAAAGCCCTGAGAGCTCCGACCGTACGAGGTCAATGGGGTGAGTTGACATTAAGACGAGTCGCCGAGCTTGCCGGAATGGTCCAACACTGTGATTTCATCGAGCAACATTCAGTGGCCAGCGACGAGGCACGATTTCGACCTGACATGGTCGTCCAGCTCCCAGGCGGTCGCCAGATTATCGTTGATGCCAAAACCGTCCTCTCGGCTTATTTGGATGCCCACGAAGCACAAAACGATGTCCAACAAGCGGAAGCATTACGGCGCCATGCTGCTCAGGTGAAGAGCCGCATGGATGAATTATCTTTGAAAGCCTATTGGACACAGTTCGAACATTCTCCGGAGTTCGTCGTCCTGTTTCTTCCGGGTGAGCAATACCTCGGCGCCGCTCTGGACCAGAATCCGCAGCTCATTGAAGAAGGATTCGCGAGCGGAATCGTGCTGGCGACTCCGGCGACATTGATCGCATTACTGCGTGCAGTCGCCTACGGGTGGCGGCAGGAGAGGATGACGGCTCACGCGGAGGAAGCAGGCCGGTTGGGCAAAGAACTCTACGAACGGATGGCTGTGTTGGCGGGACATATGAACGATGTGGGTCAGTCCTTGGGCAAGAGCGTGTCGGCCTATAACCGTGCCGTGGGCTCCCTCGAGACACGTATTCTCCCGGCGGCGCGACGTTTCAAAGAATTGGGAGTGTCCTCTGACCGCGAGATCCTCTCGCTTGAGCCGACGGAGGTCGTTCCCCGCAAAACCTTATCGTTTGATACCGAATGA
- a CDS encoding hypothetical protein (conserved protein of unknown function) — protein sequence MTREQTMVEAFHSRFDILVQSGPTELTEETKQLRVRLIQEEFDELKEAMADGNLAAVAKEMADLLYVTYGTAVSYGIDMEPVFREVHRSNLSKVGGYKRADGKWVKPPTYSPAHIDPILEAQREHLLASSLSTHDTPVGTPESS from the coding sequence ATGACTCGTGAGCAGACCATGGTAGAAGCATTTCATAGCAGGTTTGATATTCTGGTCCAGTCAGGTCCGACAGAACTCACCGAAGAGACGAAGCAACTTCGTGTTCGTCTCATTCAGGAAGAGTTCGATGAGCTGAAAGAAGCTATGGCTGACGGGAATCTCGCTGCCGTGGCAAAGGAAATGGCAGATCTCCTCTATGTCACCTATGGAACAGCGGTGTCCTATGGGATTGATATGGAACCAGTGTTTCGTGAGGTTCACCGGTCGAATCTGAGCAAAGTAGGTGGCTACAAACGGGCAGATGGGAAATGGGTGAAACCCCCAACGTATTCGCCCGCTCATATCGACCCAATCTTGGAGGCACAACGAGAGCACCTGCTGGCATCGTCACTCTCAACCCATGATACCCCAGTCGGTACTCCCGAGAGCTCATGA
- a CDS encoding hypothetical protein (conserved protein of unknown function) — protein sequence MRDPHCSSCGTPFVRLIHDEGIMERILNHFGSFPFRCQLCTTRFRAFRSQVVSSPSTADRREYRRLPVSFRANLLAENTVQTTNRVTDISMGGCTLETAATLPQGTFVELVIKPASDEEPIKIETAMVCSSRPGSMGIRFLEMVTADKNRLSQVILSLLVGQSLHQNFFS from the coding sequence ATGAGAGACCCACACTGTTCAAGTTGCGGCACACCCTTCGTTCGGCTGATCCATGATGAAGGCATCATGGAGCGGATCCTTAATCACTTCGGGTCATTTCCGTTTCGCTGTCAGCTTTGTACCACACGCTTCCGAGCCTTCAGAAGCCAAGTTGTTTCCAGTCCTTCAACTGCAGATCGCCGGGAGTATAGGCGATTGCCGGTGTCGTTCCGTGCCAACCTCCTTGCAGAGAACACCGTACAAACGACCAATCGCGTGACAGACATTTCCATGGGAGGCTGCACGTTGGAGACAGCGGCAACGTTGCCTCAAGGGACGTTCGTCGAGCTGGTCATCAAACCGGCGTCCGATGAAGAACCGATCAAGATTGAGACCGCCATGGTGTGCTCGTCGAGGCCTGGATCAATGGGCATCCGTTTCCTCGAAATGGTCACGGCCGACAAGAATCGCCTCAGTCAGGTCATTCTGAGCTTGCTGGTGGGTCAAAGCCTCCATCAGAACTTCTTTTCTTAG
- a CDS encoding Pantothenate synthetase: MKIVRSPSVMTAWSAGLHRESVRIGLVPTMGALHEGHRALIRAARLRCDALAVSIFVNPTQFGPREDLTKYPRPISRDRALCKKEGVDVCFEPSVQAMYPEGFQTAVNLPTIARRWEGEVRPHHFSGVATVVTKLFGIVRPQIALFGQKDFQQSALVRQLVKDLNLGVEIIVHPTVREADGLAMSSRNAYLSPDDRILAVTLYRSLRAGAERIKKGIADGKSIQAVMRQVITAEPAMAIDYLGVCDPYTLEPLSTVTSRVVLLGAVRLGLVRLIDNILVTAPRRRS, translated from the coding sequence ATGAAGATCGTTCGTTCACCGAGTGTCATGACAGCCTGGAGTGCGGGGCTCCACCGGGAAAGTGTGCGGATCGGGCTGGTGCCGACGATGGGAGCATTGCATGAGGGGCATCGGGCGCTGATTCGAGCTGCCCGGTTACGGTGTGATGCGCTCGCAGTCAGCATATTCGTCAATCCTACGCAATTCGGTCCTCGTGAGGACCTCACCAAATATCCGCGTCCCATTTCGCGTGATCGCGCTCTGTGCAAAAAGGAAGGCGTTGATGTCTGTTTTGAACCAAGCGTACAGGCTATGTACCCAGAAGGATTTCAAACAGCCGTGAATCTTCCTACGATTGCACGTCGGTGGGAAGGGGAAGTGCGTCCTCATCATTTTTCAGGCGTTGCGACCGTAGTCACCAAGCTCTTTGGAATCGTGCGCCCTCAGATCGCACTCTTTGGACAGAAAGATTTCCAGCAATCGGCGCTCGTCCGACAGCTGGTGAAAGATTTGAACCTCGGTGTGGAGATTATCGTGCATCCGACCGTGCGCGAAGCGGATGGGCTGGCGATGAGCTCACGGAATGCCTATCTGTCGCCCGACGATCGAATTCTGGCGGTTACGTTGTACAGAAGCCTTCGGGCAGGAGCCGAGAGAATCAAAAAAGGCATCGCTGATGGGAAATCCATACAGGCCGTGATGCGTCAGGTCATCACGGCCGAACCAGCCATGGCGATTGACTATCTGGGGGTCTGCGATCCCTACACGCTCGAGCCGCTTTCTACCGTGACTTCGCGAGTCGTCCTGCTTGGAGCGGTACGCCTAGGGCTTGTTCGGCTGATTGATAATATACTGGTGACTGCCCCTCGACGGCGTTCCTAG